The proteins below come from a single Runella rosea genomic window:
- a CDS encoding ice-binding family protein: MKKNLFLILSVSTLVCLKSLVFGQAPNLGTAFDFALFTANGAFTNTGASMVIGDIGTNVGAFSGFPPGTVVGNIRLPGSPEAAQAAIDVVSAYNSLNSRPCGTIIAPELAGQTLMSGIVYCQNTAAPTTLNGTLTLSGTGIFIIKLSSALTTATSSSIVLINGATANNVFFQVDGAVTLGTGSVFKGTILAQGAIVLNTGASLEGRGLSVAGAITLNNNSVTNVARPLPVTLVSFTAKPLSNQTVDLAWTTSLETNNKGFLVERSKELRNFEKVEEISEIAANSNSLKTYRLVDRKAYSGTSYYRLTQTDLSGKVTVYPAISVVLREDAYGVFPNPVVSEGRFTLRLDEPETALVNLYSMEGRLLPLQKIGVQSGNLMLKATSKIATGVYILSVVERGQTRNHRVVVE; this comes from the coding sequence GTTTGTTTGAAAAGTTTAGTTTTTGGACAGGCTCCTAATCTGGGGACAGCCTTTGACTTTGCATTATTTACGGCAAATGGGGCTTTTACGAATACGGGGGCATCAATGGTCATTGGTGATATTGGTACTAATGTGGGGGCTTTTAGTGGCTTTCCTCCAGGTACAGTAGTGGGAAACATTCGTTTGCCAGGTTCACCCGAAGCAGCGCAGGCCGCCATAGATGTAGTATCGGCCTATAACTCTTTGAACTCACGTCCTTGTGGTACAATCATTGCGCCCGAATTAGCTGGGCAAACATTGATGTCAGGGATAGTTTACTGCCAAAATACGGCCGCTCCTACAACTTTAAACGGAACCTTAACTTTAAGCGGGACTGGGATTTTTATCATAAAGTTAAGCAGTGCTTTAACGACCGCAACTTCTTCATCAATTGTTCTGATTAACGGTGCTACCGCCAACAATGTGTTTTTTCAGGTAGATGGAGCCGTTACTTTAGGGACTGGCTCAGTCTTTAAGGGTACTATACTTGCACAGGGTGCTATAGTCCTGAATACTGGTGCTTCCCTTGAGGGGAGAGGCCTTTCAGTGGCAGGGGCAATTACATTAAACAATAATTCAGTGACCAATGTAGCGCGGCCATTACCCGTTACTTTGGTGTCTTTTACTGCCAAACCCCTTTCAAATCAAACAGTTGACTTGGCTTGGACTACATCGCTGGAAACCAATAACAAAGGTTTTCTCGTGGAGCGCAGTAAGGAATTGAGAAATTTTGAAAAGGTAGAAGAAATAAGCGAAATCGCTGCCAACAGCAATTCCTTGAAAACCTATCGCCTTGTGGATCGAAAAGCGTATTCTGGTACCAGCTATTACCGATTGACACAAACCGATCTCAGCGGTAAAGTGACGGTCTATCCAGCTATTTCGGTTGTTTTACGGGAAGATGCCTACGGGGTATTTCCTAACCCCGTTGTTAGTGAGGGAAGGTTTACCCTGCGTTTAGACGAGCCAGAAACCGCTTTGGTCAATCTTTATAGTATGGAAGGACGTTTGCTTCCCCTTCAAAAAATTGGAGTCCAGTCTGGTAATCTTATGTTAAAAGCTACTAGCAAGATAGCCACTGGTGTGTATATTCTCTCAGTAGTGGAGCGAGGGCAAACGCGGAATCACCGCGTGGTCGTCGAGTAG
- a CDS encoding asparagine synthase-related protein produces MSLFFSLMNMGGIAGMIRFDGKAVSAQDLTHIKQRLRHRGEVSGQIIDQGALLAFGNTIESNNAAGIYAVVHTDFPNPSINQLFISSFLQNGLSSFNELNADFALTLWDTRQQALVCARDILGVMPFYYVHQPGRFFAFATEIKALIGLAGIVVTPNRHKFREYLTWSTTYTPYSSETFYENIYSLLPGHFLEVNVEKVHLAPYWNPNLGKFSQISRPEEYSTLFKEHFTAAIDARIKGKMSIGAHLSGGLDSSSVSCIAQSLLTQQKRPSLHTFNIDTGLASTDESTFVEAVVKQYHTQHHTVHPTADVLDAVLKINQLFDRPDHFIIPSSFHLSVSIKAKQLGCDCLLTGHDGDSVITTGLEYLDYLIDTSDWQELRLACLQYISYTERNLAFLGNNNGDLSTHSKYEKYALHIIGGNITKRFRSHPFSTFLKALSITKQALRISTSAIIAYCIQRVKAKIVHQNLLDNAFSVEFKQQIPARVLQSTEALSASISSEFNVSTNQILNTTNVICNEQLNHIGAYYGHQYTFPFFDKNVVELGLSTPAKISFDHGRGRGLIRNGLQTILPSQIVSRLTKANFVEYGTISAQQLYLAAHQQFKSPSHAIWEVIDRTLFLKIVNVVFEHRVPMQRKTRYNWLLSRIIYLALWLDSAKNAR; encoded by the coding sequence TTGTCTTTATTTTTTTCGTTAATGAATATGGGTGGGATTGCGGGAATGATTCGGTTTGATGGTAAGGCGGTTTCTGCCCAAGACCTCACACATATTAAACAAAGGCTAAGGCACCGGGGAGAGGTATCGGGTCAAATCATTGACCAAGGAGCACTGCTGGCGTTTGGAAATACAATTGAATCAAACAATGCCGCTGGTATTTACGCCGTGGTGCATACTGATTTTCCCAACCCGTCAATCAATCAACTTTTTATTTCTAGTTTTCTTCAGAATGGCCTTTCTTCGTTCAATGAGTTAAATGCTGATTTCGCCCTAACCTTGTGGGATACTCGCCAACAGGCGCTGGTTTGCGCAAGAGATATTCTGGGCGTTATGCCCTTTTACTATGTACATCAGCCGGGTCGTTTTTTTGCCTTTGCTACCGAAATTAAAGCTTTGATTGGGCTTGCGGGAATAGTAGTAACACCCAACAGACATAAATTCAGGGAGTACCTAACCTGGAGTACTACGTATACACCTTATAGTTCAGAAACTTTTTACGAAAATATCTACAGCCTTCTGCCGGGCCATTTTCTTGAAGTCAATGTCGAAAAAGTACATTTAGCACCTTACTGGAACCCAAACCTTGGAAAGTTCAGCCAAATAAGCCGCCCCGAAGAATATTCAACGTTGTTTAAAGAACATTTTACCGCCGCGATTGACGCCCGAATAAAAGGTAAAATGAGCATTGGCGCTCATTTGAGCGGTGGTTTGGATTCTTCATCGGTCAGTTGTATCGCCCAATCTTTACTCACCCAGCAAAAACGCCCTTCACTTCATACCTTCAACATTGACACAGGGCTGGCTTCGACTGATGAATCTACGTTTGTGGAAGCTGTCGTGAAGCAATACCATACGCAACACCACACCGTACATCCCACCGCTGACGTGCTCGATGCTGTACTGAAAATCAATCAGCTTTTTGACCGCCCCGACCACTTTATCATTCCGTCCAGTTTTCACCTGAGTGTTTCGATAAAGGCCAAACAACTGGGTTGTGATTGTTTGCTCACGGGGCACGACGGCGACAGTGTTATCACCACCGGTCTTGAGTACTTGGATTACTTAATAGACACCAGTGATTGGCAAGAACTACGCCTGGCCTGTCTGCAATATATCTCATACACTGAGCGAAATCTGGCTTTTTTAGGGAATAACAACGGAGACTTAAGCACTCATTCAAAATACGAAAAATACGCCTTGCACATCATTGGAGGCAATATAACCAAGCGGTTCCGCTCCCATCCATTTAGTACTTTTTTAAAGGCATTATCCATCACAAAACAGGCGCTTAGGATCTCTACATCGGCCATTATTGCGTATTGCATTCAGCGTGTCAAGGCTAAAATTGTTCATCAAAACCTTCTTGACAATGCATTTAGTGTTGAGTTTAAACAGCAGATACCTGCAAGAGTGCTTCAGTCTACCGAAGCATTGAGCGCTTCTATTTCGTCGGAGTTTAATGTTTCTACCAATCAAATTCTTAATACAACCAATGTAATCTGTAATGAGCAATTAAATCACATTGGTGCTTATTACGGCCATCAATATACGTTTCCTTTCTTCGACAAAAATGTTGTAGAGTTAGGCCTGTCGACCCCTGCCAAAATCAGCTTTGATCATGGACGCGGACGTGGTTTGATTCGGAATGGCTTACAAACGATTCTGCCTTCTCAAATTGTTTCTCGACTTACCAAAGCCAACTTTGTGGAATACGGTACGATTTCGGCCCAGCAACTCTATTTGGCAGCGCATCAGCAATTTAAATCGCCAAGTCATGCCATTTGGGAGGTGATTGACCGCACCCTATTTTTAAAAATCGTGAATGTTGTATTTGAGCATCGAGTGCCAATGCAAAGAAAAACCCGGTACAACTGGCTGTTGAGTCGTATTATTTACCTAGCACTCTGGCTAGATTCAGCCAAAAATGCTAGGTAG